The genomic stretch GCCTCGGCCACCGCCGACGGGTTCACCCGGCCGCTGGCGGCGACGACGCGCCACCACGGGACGCCGCGGCTGGCACGGAGCACGGTGCCGACTGCCCGCGCCGCACCGGGACGGCCGGCCTCGGCGGCCACCTCACCGTAGGTGACGACCTGCCCGGGCGGCAGCGAGCGCACGACCGCCTCGACATCATCGGCGAACATCCCGCGTCCCATCTGGTCATTCAAACATCGGCCGGGCCGGCACGTCGACCCGCGGCCACGACCGGCGACAGCGCCGGCACGCAGCGGCACCAGTGGCACGCGTCACCGGCCGGGCCGACGGCCGACTTGTACCGACGTGATCATCACGGCGACACTGTGGATCCTCGCACGGACACAGGTGGTCCAGGATCTCGGACGTCGCGGCTAGAGACGCGGATGGGACCGGAGGCGTGGCGCTCCAGGAGCATCGGTCTGCCCGCGAGGATGCGTTCGAGCTGCTGGTGGATGCGCAGGTCGCGGGCACCGATGTCCTGCGCGGCGCCCGCGCGCTGGTCGGCGACGCCCGCCGCGCGGGGTGGACCGACGTGCACGCACTCGCCGAGTATGTGATCGCCACCGTCCTGTGCTGGCGGGCGCCGAACGCGCCGTCGACGCTCGAGCACGCCGAGTCGTTCGTGGCGTGGGCCGATCGGAGCGACGAGCCGCTGCCGATGGCACTCGCGCGGTGTGCGCGCGGGTTCCTGTCGACGTCCGGCGCGCACACGAGCCACGGCGTCGACGACGTGCTGAGCGCCTACGAGATCGCCGACCGCATCGGTCAGACTGAGGACCGGGCGTTCACGTTGCACGAGATCGCCGGTGTGGTCCACGAGCTGCAGCTGTGGGAACTGACCGCGGAGCTGCATGACGAGGTCGAACAGCTCACGTCCGACGCGGACCGCCCGCGCGCTCTCGTCGGGTCGCTGTACTACAACCGCCGCCTGGCGACGACCTGCGAGCTGCTGCAGGCGCGCGAGTCGGGCGATGCGAACCAGATCGAGCGGCTCGGCCACCGTGCTACGCAGCTCGCGGCGCAGCCGGTCCACGCCGCGGTTCCCGCCGAGTGGCGCGCCGACCTCGAGGCCTATACGGCGGCGTGCCGTACGTTGGCCGCCCATGACAGGGCTGACGACGTCGAGCGACTGGTCGAGACCTGGTCGGGCACCGGTCTGGAGCACGAAGAGATCGGCGGGCTGCTGCGTTGCGTGCTCGGCTGGCACCACATCGAGCACGGCCGGTTCGACGAGGCCGCCGCGCTCGTCGACGCAGGAGCCGCCGCCGTCGCCGACGCCACGGAACCCACCTGGCAGTCCTTCGCGCTGTGGGCGCAGGTGCGGTTGCGCAACCGCGGCGCGAGCGCGGATGCGAGGATGGCCGCCGTGCGCTACCACGCCGCGCTCGTCGCGGCGCGCGAGACGGCGCGGGACGCGCTGGTGCGTTCGGTCAGAGTGCGCCTGCAGACCGGTCGCCTGCGCGCGGAACGGGACCGCTACGCCCGCGAGTCACTGACCGATTCGCTCACGGGCCTGGCGAACCGCAGAGCACTCGAGTCGCGTCTGACGACGGTCACGCCGGCATTGACGATGATCGTGGTCGACATCGACCGGTTCAAGCCGGTCAACGATCGGTTCGGGCACGACACCGGGGACCGGGTGCTGCACCGCGTCGGGCGGATCCTGCTGGACTGCATCCGCCCCGGCGATCTCGCGGCACGGCTCGGCGGCGACGAGTTCGTGCTCGTGCTCGACGCGGCGGACCGCGACGTGGCGCTGCGGCGGGCCCACGAGGTACGCGACCGCGTGCGGTCCGAGCCGTGGCAACAG from Euzebyales bacterium encodes the following:
- a CDS encoding GGDEF domain-containing protein; the encoded protein is MALQEHRSAREDAFELLVDAQVAGTDVLRGARALVGDARRAGWTDVHALAEYVIATVLCWRAPNAPSTLEHAESFVAWADRSDEPLPMALARCARGFLSTSGAHTSHGVDDVLSAYEIADRIGQTEDRAFTLHEIAGVVHELQLWELTAELHDEVEQLTSDADRPRALVGSLYYNRRLATTCELLQARESGDANQIERLGHRATQLAAQPVHAAVPAEWRADLEAYTAACRTLAAHDRADDVERLVETWSGTGLEHEEIGGLLRCVLGWHHIEHGRFDEAAALVDAGAAAVADATEPTWQSFALWAQVRLRNRGASADARMAAVRYHAALVAARETARDALVRSVRVRLQTGRLRAERDRYARESLTDSLTGLANRRALESRLTTVTPALTMIVVDIDRFKPVNDRFGHDTGDRVLHRVGRILLDCIRPGDLAARLGGDEFVLVLDAADRDVALRRAHEVRDRVRSEPWQQLRDGLWIAVSVGVAWGARTGDELYREADDALYRAKRAGGARVHASWSPRMAGSAT
- a CDS encoding MGMT family protein — encoded protein: MFADDVEAVVRSLPPGQVVTYGEVAAEAGRPGAARAVGTVLRASRGVPWWRVVAASGRVNPSAVAEATQRLRAEGVEVRDGRVVRR